Within the Alphaproteobacteria bacterium genome, the region CTCAACAGCTCGACGGCAGAGAAGAATTACCAAGAGAGCTGCGAAAGTGCGCGCGCCAACGACGCACCCGAGCTTCGCAACCAGCACTTCTACCGGCCGGTCCTTCGCTGAAGTAGATCGCCCGGCGCGGCCTGTGCCGCATCCGGGAGCGTGATATTGGCAAGAAACTGCCGTGTTGCGTCCGGCCAGGAAAAGGAGAGCGCGTGGGCGCGGCATTCGTCGGCGTTCAATGTCAAGGCGCCCTCGATCGCTTCGGCGAGATTTTCGCGCATGCAGCCGGGACCGTTCGGTCCGACCACGTCGAGCGGTCCCGTGATCGGATAGGATGCGACCGGAAGCCCCGACGCGAGGGCTTCGAGCAGGACCAAGCCGAAGGTGTCGGAAAGGCTCGGGAAGACGAAGACGTCCGCTGCCGCATAGAACGCGGCCAGCGTGTCGTCGTCGACATAGCCCGTATAGCGCGCGTTGGGATATCGGTCCTTGAGCTTCTTGAGCTGCGGCCCCGCACCCACGACGTATTTCGTGCCGGGCAGATCGAGGCGCAAGAAGGCATCGATGTTCTTTTCGACGGCGACCCGCCCTGCATAGAGATAAATCGGCCGGCGGTCGTGAAGGAAATTCTTCGATCGCGGGCGGAAGAGTTCGCCGTCGACCCCGCGCGACCATGGCATGAGATTGGCAAAGCCGCGGCTTGCCAAACGCTCCTTCATCGTTTCAGTCGGCACCATGACCGCGCGCGAGGGCGCATGGAACCGGCGCATGAAGCCGTAACCGATTTCGAGCGTATAGGGCACACGCGCCTCGAGATACTCGGGAAAAGCCGTGTGGTAGGCGGTCGTGAAGGAAAGGCCGTGCTTCAGGCAGTAGCTTCGTGCGGCATTGCCGAGCGGCCCCTCGGTCACGATGTGGACGGCATCGGCCGCGGCGGCGTCGATGCGACGGTTGACTTCGCGTTGGGGAAAGATCGCGAGCGGGATTTCCGGATAGCTCGGGCATGGAATGCAGCGGAAGCCGTCGGGTGAGATCACTGCCGTCCGGTGGCCGAACGCCTCGAGATGCCGGATCGTTTCCTTGAGCGTCCGGACCACGCCATTCACCTGGGGCGGCCAGGCATCGGTGACGAGCAGGATCTTCATCCCGCGTCAGGCCGTGATACCTGGAGGGTGCGCATCGACATGCTCCAAGCGCCGCCCTGTCGATCGTTCGATGTCTGTCATTCGAAGCTCGACCCGCAATATATGGATGCGGTCCACCCATCGACCGCGAATTGTTGAGCGGTTGATACAGGGAGTCCGTGACGGATTGATGACGGCGCGAAAACGATGCGGCATCGCTACTCAGAGAAATCCGGTCGAAAGCCACGGCACGGCGGCGACGACGATCAAGGCCACGATAAGGGCCGCGAGATAGGGCCAAACGCGCCGCATGCTGTCGTCGGGCGAGACTCGGCCGATGGCGCAGGCGGCGTAGAACCCGACCCCGAAGGGTGGTGCGAAGAGGCCGATTCCCATGGCGAGGATGACCACCATCGCGTAGTGCACCTCATGAACGCCAACCGCGCGCGCGACGGGAAAAAGAAGCGGGCCGAACAGCACGATCGCCGGAATGCCTTCGAGCACGCTTCCGAGGATCACGAAGGCGACGACTGTGATCGCGAGGAATCCCGCATGCCCGCCCGGCACACTTGCCATCGTCGTGACGAGCTGACGCGAGAAGCCGGATTGCGTTAGCGCCCAGGCCATCGCGGTCGCGGTGCCGATGATGAGAAGGATCGCGCCCGAAAGCGACGCGGTTTCCACGAGGAGCGGATAGATCCTGCGCAACGGGAACTGGCGATAGACGAAAATGCCGACGACCGCCGTGTAGATGACGCCGACGGTCGAGACCTCCGTCGCAGTCGCCGCCCCTTTGACGACAGCCGCCCGGATCAGGAACGGCAGCACCAAGGCCGGCAGCGAGACCACGAAAGCGCGCAGTACTTCTCGCGCACGTGCCTTACGCACGTGGGTAATGTCCTCGCCCCTCGAGCGGAAATAGCACACCACGACGAGGGCCGCCGCCGCGACGAGGGCCGGGATCAGGCCGCCCGTAAAGAGTGCCGAGATGGAAACGCCGGTCACCGAGCCGATCGTGATGAGGACGAGGCTCGGCGGGATCGTTTCGGCCATGGCGCCAGACGAGGAAAGGAGGGCCACAAGCTCCCCGGGTTCGGCCCCGCGCCGCCTCATCTCCGGAAAGAGGACGGGTGCGACGGCCGCCATGTCGGCCGCCTTCGAGCCGGATATTCCCGAGACGAGATACATCGCCCCGAGCAGCACATAGGCGAGGCCGCCTCGGACATGCCCTAGGAGCGAGGCGAGAAAATCGACGAGCACCTTGGCAAGCCCCGTGATCTCGATGAGCAGGCCGAGGAAGACGAAAAGCGGTACCGACAGCAGCACGAACGTGGTCATGCCCTCGTCCATCCGACCGACCACAGTCAAAAGCGGAACATGGGTCGTGAGTGCGAGATAGGAAAACGTCGCGAGCCCGAATGCGAATGCGATGGGCACGCCCGCCGCGACGCATGCCGCAACGCCGATGACGAAAAACAACACGAGATTGAGATTGCCGAGCGAGATCAGCACGGGCTTGAGGAGCCAAAGCCCCGCCCCGGCCGCCGACAGCAAGACAAGCGCGCCAACCGTATATCGCAGCGTGGAACGTTCGACCAAACGCGAAACGGCGATCACGAGCATAAGCAGAATGCTCACGCCGATCGCAGCCACCCGATAACCGTCGCGGATCTCAAGCGGTGGGGCCGTGATGTCCCATTGAAACAGGAAATATTCGATGGAAGGCGGCAGAATCTGCAAAAGGAAGAGGGCTACCGCGACCGCGGCAAAACTGTCCCACCATCGTCGCCACGAGGCGCCCGCGAAGCCGACGACTGCCGTCAGCCGCATGTGCTCCCGGCGCCGAAGTGCAATCACGGCGCCGATCATGGCAAGCCAAAGGAAGAGGATCGAGGCTAGGCCGTCGGACCAAGTGAGCGGGCGGTTGAAGACGTAGCGGGAAACCACACCGGCGAAGAGTACGGCGATCTCAACCACGACCAAGATCGCTGCGGGCACCTCGGTCAGCCAACCCATGACGGCGTCGAAGCGGGGGAACCGAGCCCCGACCCGCACCTCGGCTCCGACCGCCTGCATTTCGGAAGCGATCGCGGCGGATTCCACAGGGGCGGTGCCGTCGGTCATGGCGCCCGCCCGATCGTCACGGGCGCCATCACGCAAGCTGGCCGACGGACGCCTCGAGGACACCCCAGGCCTCGGCGCCGTATTTGTCCTTCCACTCGGCGTAGAACCCGGCCTTGCGAAGCGCGTCCCGGAAGAGCTGGGCATCGGGGTTATTGAAGGCCATGCCCTTTTGGACGAGCTCGTCCTGCAGCGAATCGTTGAGGGCGCGCACGTCCCCGCGCTCGAGAAGTGCCGCCGCGTTCAAGTTGTGCTCGACGATCTCCCGTAGATTCTGCGGAAGTGCCGTCCACGCCCTCGCGTTGGCGAGGAACCAAAATCCGTCCCACATGTGGTTCGTGACGGAGACGTACCTTTGCACCTCGTAGAATCGGTTCAAGCTGATGAGCGTGAGGGGGTTTTCCTGACCTTCTACAACCTTGGTCTGGAGTGCTGAATAGACTTCGGCGAAATTCATGCTGGTGGGCGATGCGCCAAACGCCTTGAACATCGAGGTCCAGAGCGGACTTACTGGCACCCTGATCTTGAAACCCTTGAGGTCCTCGGGTGTTGCGATTGGGTGCGTGCTCGAGGTGATTTGGCGATAGCCGTTGTCCCACATATTCTCGAAGGCAAAGAGGCCGGATTTCGCAATCGCCGCGCGCACGTGAGCGCCGAGTGCGCCGTCCATTGCGGGCCACACCTGGTCGTAGCTCTTGAATGCAAAACCGATTCCGTTGATCGACGCGACTGGCACGAGCGTGGAAAGGATAAGGCCGGAGAGGATGAAAAACTCCAGAGCGCCGGTGCGGACCTGGGACAACATATCCGTGTCGCCGCCGAGCTGATTGTTGGGGAAGAGCTGGATTTCGATCCGCCCGCTCGTCTCCTCCCGAATTTTCGTCACGGCTTCCCGCAGCCGCACGTTCATCGGATGCGTCTCGACGTTGTTGTCGGCGAGTTTATATGTGAATTCGGCGGCGCTGGCGCGGTGCCTGAGAATCCCGAATGCCGCGATGCCGCCCGTTGCCGCCGCCGCGCGCAAAAGCCTTCGCCGACCGATCTTGCCCGTCATTTGGCCTCCCTCTCGATATTCCTACCGCCCACCGCCCCACCCGCTCCGATATGGCACGGAAAAGGGCGGCGGCGAAAGACTTCCCGATTATATTGCGTAATTATGCCGTACGCCCGCGCCCGAGCGACCGGTACTGGCGCGGCTGGAATGCGCTTGCAGCGCACCGCGAGGTGGCGCGGGATCGTGCCAGGGATGTCGACGTTATGCGTCCGGCCGAGTGCTGCAATCAGTGCTGCAATCAAGGGGGGCTGCTCGAAAGTCTACTTGAGCTGTGCGGCGACCTTCTCGATCCCGGCATTGGCGCAGGCTTCGTCCTTTTCCGCGCCCGGCGAGCCCGAAACGCCAATGGCGCCGATGACCTCGTTGCCGGCCTTGATCGGGACCCCGCCGCCGAGCGCAATCGTGCCGGCGGTATCCTTTAGTCCAGCCACCTCGGGGGTGGTCAGGACGCGGGTGGCCCATTCGGCCGAGGTTCGCTTGAATGTCACCGAGGTAAATGCCTTGCGCCGGGCGGTCGAAAGGGTGTGGGGGCCGCTTCCCTCGTCGCGAATGACGACCTTGTCGAGACCTTCGCGGTCAAGGACCGCGATGCTGACATGGTTGCCGTCCGCGCGGCATTTTTCGAGGGCCCCTTGCGCAATCGCTTGCGCCAGATCAAGCGAGAGCGCTTTCTCGGTAATGACACCTTGTGCGAGTGCTGAGGCAGTGGGAAGGGCGAGCAAAAGCGCCGCAAGGACAAAGCAAACAAGCGAACGAGCACGTGACATCCGATTTCCTCCTCTGACGACGGGTGCGGCCGAGAAGGCGCGTTCCCGAGCGGCCGGATTGTGTCAGGTTCGCCAACCTGGCGCCATCCACGCGGCGGTCAAATCTTGTTGAGCGACCGGCCAGGACGCAAGCCGGCCTTGGGACGCTTACGGGAAAAATCGCACTGGCCCTTCAAAACGAAATCGCTAAAGTACGCGACCTGAGAATATCGCTGAGGGTGGCCGTCTGGCCTCTGGCACCGTGCAAAAATATTCGATTTTCAGCTTGGCTCGGCATGCGCTGACGGGGCACCGCGACTGGCCTCGCGCTTGGCGCGATCCGGAGCCGAAGCCCGCCTACGATGTCGTCATCATCGGCGGTGGAGGACACGGCTTGGCGACGGCCTATTATCTGGCCAAGGAACACGGCGTCACCAAGGTGGCGGTGCTGGAGAAGGGCTGGCTCGGCGGAGGCAATACCGGGCGAAATACCACCATCGTGCGCTCAAACTATCTTCTCCCCGCCAACGCCCATTTCTACGAATGGTCGCTCAAACTGTGGGAAGGTCTCAGCGCCGACCTCAATTACAACGTGATGTTCAGCCAACGCGGAGTGCTCAATCTCGCCCACTCGGACTCCCAGCTCGACAGCTATGCGCGCCGCGGCAACGCCATGCGGCTTCACGGCATCGACGCCGAGCTTCTGACCCGCGAACAGGTGCGCGATTTGGTCCCGCTGCTCGATTGTTCTGAGCGCGCGCGCTTTCCGGTGGCCGGCGGCCTCTTTCAGCCGCGCGGGGGTACGGCGCGCCATGACGCAGTCGCCTGGGGATATGCGCGCGCCGCCGACGCCCGCGGCGTCGATATCATCCAGAATTGCGAGGTCACCGGCATCGAGCGCGAGGGCGGACACATCGTTGCGGTCGAGACCTCGCGGGGGCGTATCAAGGCTGACAAGATCGGCATTGCCGTGGCCGGGCACAGCGGCCATGTTGCGGCGATGGCGGGCATTCGCCTGCCGATTGAATCCCACCTCCTTCAAGCGATGGTGTCGGAGCCGCTCAAGCCGATGCTCGACACGGTCGTCACCTTCGGTGCCGGTCATTTCTATGTCAGCCAATCCGACAAGGGTGAGCTGGTCATGGGTGGCGATCTCGACATGTACAACAGCTACGCCCAGCGCGGGAACTTGCCGGCACTCGAGGAAGTGGCCGCAGGCGGGGCACAGCTTTTCCCGATCATGACCCGGCTAAGGATGATGCGGCATTGGGGTGGGGTGATGGATATGACGATGGACGGCAGCCCGATCATCGGGCCGCTCCCGGTCGGCGGCCTCTATCTCGACGGCGGATGGTGCTATGGCGGCTTCAAGGCGACACCCGGCTCGGGCTGGGTCTTTGCCCACACGATCGCGCAGGATCGGCCCCACCCCCTCTGCGAAGCCTTCTCGCTCGAGCGGTTCGCGCGCGGCGCCACGATCGACGAGAGGGGCGCTGGCCCCACCCCCAATGCCCATTGAGGACACGCTGGCATGCTGCTGATTGAATGCCCCTGGTGCGGCAAGCGCGACCAAACGGAATTCACCTACGGCGGCGATGGCACGCTTTTGCGCCCGGCAAGCACCGCGCCATTGGAGGCATGGCACGACTACGTCTACCTGCGGGATAATCCGCGTGGCCGCCACACGGAACTCTGGCAGCACACGTCGGGCTGCCGCCAGTGGATTCGGGTCGTGCGCGACACCTTGACCCATGAGATTTCCGGATGTTCCCCGGCCAGGTCGCCTTTGGACGATCGGAAGTCATGAGCCAACCGTTCCGCAATGGCCAGGGCGGCCTCATCGATCGTGGGCGCAGCATCGCCTTCACCTTCGACGGTAGGCCCTATGAAGGTCATCCGGGCGACACGCTGGCCTCGGCCCTCTTGGCGAACGGCGTGCAACTCGTCGGGCGCAGCTTCAAGTATCATCGCCCGCGCGGCGTCTATACGGCGGGGCCCGAGGAGCCGAACGCTCTTGTGCGGCTCGGTAGAGGTGCGCGCGCCGAGCCCAATAGCCGCGCGACAATGGTTGAGCTTTTCGACGGCCTTGTCGCGGAAAGCCAGAACCGTTGGCCGAGCCTTGGATTCGATGCCGGCGCGGTGGCCAATCTGCTGTCGCCAATCTTTCCTGCGGGCTTTTACTACAAAACCTTCATGTGGCCCCCGGACCGATGGCCGTTCTACGAAAAATACATCCGCAAGGCGGCGGGCCTCGGCATAACGGCGCGTGAGCCCGATCCGGATCGTTACGAGAAGCGCCACTTTCATTGCGACGTGCTGGTCGTGGGCGGTGGTGCGGCGGGACTTGCGGCCGGACTTGCCGCGGGGCGCGCGGGCGCACGGGTGCTCCTCGCCGACGAGACCGCCGCATGGGGCGGACAGCTCAAACGCGAGCGGATGACAATCGATGGGAAACCAGCCCTCGATTGGGTTGGCCGCACCATTGCCGAATTGCAATCGCTCCCGGAGGTCACGGCCCTTTTGCGGACCACCGCGTTCGGCTATTACGATCACAACCTCGTGGCCCTTGCCGAGCGGGTGTGTGACCACCTCTTGGAGCCGCCACCCTACCAACCGCGCGGCCGGCTGTGGTTCGTCCGCGCGGGGCAAGTCATTATCGCGAGCGGCGCTGTCGAGCGTCCCCTCGTATTCTCCGGCAACGATAAGCCCGGCATTATGCTGGCAAACGCGGCGCGCGCCTACGCCAATCAATTCGCGGTTCGTGCGGGACGTAGTGCCGTCATCTTCACGAATCACGACGACGCCTATCGCAGTGCGCTCGATCTTGCGGACGCGGGCGTTGCGCTCGCCGCCGTGGTTGACGCGCGAGCGGACGCAAGCGGACCCTTGATCGCTCGCGTGCGCGCCAAGGGGATCGAGGTTCTCGCCGGCCATGCCGTGGTCGCCGCAAACGGCGGGCGGCGAATTGCCGGCGTCGATGTGCGCGCACTCGACGGCGGTGGTGCGCCGACCGGCCAGGCGCGTGACATTGCCTGCGACCTGCTCGGCGTGTCGGGCGGATGGAGCCCGAGCGTCCACCTCCACAGCCAGTCGGGCGGCAAGATTGCCTATCGGGAGCCGATCGCCACTTTCGTACCGGATGCGCCCAAGCAGGCAACCCGCTCGGTGGGCGCTGCACGCGGAGTCTTCGGCCTTGCCGCTTGCCTCGCGGACGGCTTCGAAGCAGGCGCTTATGCTGCCCGCGACACTGGGTTCGGCACCGGCGCTGCACCGCCTTCGCCGCGGGCGGACGAGGAACGCGAGGCAGAAATCCGCCCGATCTGGGTCGTCGGCTCGCACGACGGTGCGAAGGGAAAGCGCTTTGTCGATATCCAGGACGATGTCACGGTCGAAGACGTTGGGCTCGCGGCGCGCGAGGGTTATCGCTCGGTCGAGCATCTCAAGCGCTACACGACACTCGGCATGGGTACGGATCAGGGCAAGACGTCCAACGTGAATGGCTTGGCCATCATGGCCGAGCTACGCGGAGAGGCGATACCGGCCGTTGGCGTGACGACGTTCCGTCCGCCCTATACGCCGGTGACGTTCGGCGTCATGGTCGGACGCGAAACCGGCAAGCACTTTGCCGCGACCCGGCGCACGCCCATGCACGATTGGCACGAGGAGCAGGGTGCGGCTTTCGTCGACGCCGGGTTATGGCTCCGCCCGCGCTATTATCCTCGCGCGGGCGAGGATATGCGGGCGGCCTCCGCACGCGAGGCGCGGCACGTCCGCGAGGCGGTCGGTCTCGTCGATGTCGGCACGCTCGGCAAGATCGACGTGCAAGGCCCCGATACCGCCGCATTTCTGAACCGAGTTTATGTCAACGGTTGGAGCACGCTGCCCATCGGCAAGGCCCGTTACGGCCTGATGCTGCGCGAGGACGGAATGGTGTTCGATGACGGCACCACCTCGCGCGTGGGCGAGCACCGCTATTTCATGACCACGACCACCGCGAACGCGGCAAAGGCCCTGAGCCATCTCGAATATTATCTCCAGGTCGTATGGCCGGAGCTCAGGGTCCACGTGACGTCGGTTACCGAGGAATGGGCGGCCATGGCGCTTGCCGGTCCACGAAGCCGTGCCGTACTGGCGAAGCTTGTCGACATCGACGTGGGCGATGGAGCGCTTCCTTATATGGGTGTGGTGGACTGCCGCATCGCAGGCATTCCGGCCCGCGTGTTCCGTATCAGCTTTTCGGGCGAGCTCGCTTACGAAATCAACGTGCCCGCCGATTGGGGCCGTGCCGTGTGGCAGTTGGCGATGGAAACCGGACGCGCCGAGAACATCATCGCCTACGGCACTGAGGCGATGGGAACGTTGCGGGTCGAGAAGGGCCACGTGGCCGGGCCCGAACTCAACGGCCAAACCACGCCCTACGATCTCGGTCTCGGCCATCTGGTCAGTACCAAGAAGGACTTTATCGGCCGCGTCCTTCTTCAACGTCCCGCATTGCAGGATCCGAACCGGATGCGGCTCGCGGGGCTCGTACCCGTCGACGGAAAAACGCGGATCCGCGCCGGCGCGCAAATCGTCGAGTCCGAGGGTGGGAAGGGGCCGGCCGTCGGGCATGTGACGTCGGCCGCGACAAGCCCGACACTCGGCCATCCGATCGCCCTTGGTCTTGTCGAGCGCGGCATGGAGCGCAAGGGCGAGACTCTTTACGCCAGTTATCCATTGCGCGGAGAGGTGGTGCCGGTCCGCGTGAGCGATGCGGTCTTTGTCGATCCCGAAGGGAGACGTCTTCGTGGCTGAACTTCCCGCGCGCCGGTCTGCCCTTGTCGATGTCGTGAAACCCGGCAATTTCGGAACCGTGCCGAGTTCCGGGCCCGGGGTCACGCTCGCCTTGCGCAGCAGCCTTGCCATTATTCAGGTCGCGGTCGAACCTCACCAATTCGACGCGGTGGCAGCCCGCGTCAGCGCCACACTCGATCTTAAATTGCCGCGCGAGCCAAACCGCGCGACCGTCTCCGGAGAACATGCGGCCCTTTGGACGGGGCCGGGGCGGTTTTGGATCGTCGGACCGGATGAGGCCGATCTTGAAGTGGCCCTCGCGCGCGCCCTCGATGGCGTCGGGGCTGCGATAACCGGTCTCGGGCATTCGCGCACCGTAATTCGTTTGACCGGTCAGCGTGTGCGCGATCTCCTCGGCAAGGGGTGCGGGCTTGATTTTCATCCCCGCACGTTCCGTGCCGGTGCGGCGCTGCAAAGCAACTACGAGAAGATCGGCGTTCTACTTCACGCCCTCGATGATGCCCCCACGGTCGATCTCTTCGTCTATCGTGGGTTTGCATTTTCGCTCTGGAATCATCTCGTCGACGGCGCGCTCGAATTCGGCTGCCGCATCGTCGCATGAGCGGGTCGCACGTTCCCGGCTACCGGATCGCGTCGAAGAACGCCGTGCCGCCAAGCGCCTTGAGCGCCCTGCCTGCCGCTTTGCCGATGTCGATGGCGTCAGCGCGCGGACCCGTTTGGGTCGCCCGATGGAGCACGCTGCCGTCCGGCAGGGCGACGAGGGCGCGAAGGGTCAGCATTCCAGTCGAGTCGATCTCCGCGAGGCCCGCGATCGGCGTGCGGCAGGATCCTTGAAGCTCATCGAGCAAAGCGCGCTCGGCGGCGATGCGCGACGCGGTTTCGGCGTGATTGATGGGTTCAAGCCATGCGTGCGCTCCATCGTCTCCAGCACGGATTTCGACGCCAATGGCGCCTTGCCCCGCTGCGGGCAGCATCTCCTCGGGGGTTAGCAGCCTGCGTGCGGCATCCTCGCGCCCGATGCGCCGCAGTCCGGCGAAACCAAGGAGTGTTGCGTCGAACTGCCCTTCCGCAACCTTGCGGATGCGGGTGTCGGCATTGCCGCGTATGGGTCGTACTTTCAGGTTGGGCCAGCGGTTGAGGACCTGCGCCTGACGGCGAAGCGAACTGGTGCCGATTGTCGCGTTCGCGGGCAAGTCGCCGAAATCGGCGGCATTGAACGAAACAAACGCGTCGCGCGGGTCGCCTCGCTCAAGGAAGCAGGCGAGAGCCAGACCATCGGGCAGCCAAGTCGGGATGTCCTTCACCGAATGAACCGCCAAGTCGATGCGTCGCTCGAATAGCGCTTCGTCGATCTCCTTGACGAAAAGACCTTTGCCGCCGATTTCCGCAAGGGATCGGTCCTGAATTTTGTCGCCGGTCGTCTTGATCGGTACGATCTCGACAGCGTGTGGTTCGGCGAGCCGCTTGTGGGCTGCGGCAAGCCTATCGCGCACCTCGTGCGCTTGACGGAGCGCCATTTGGCTGCCCCTGGTGCCGATTCGAAGGATTGGACTGCTCATGGACTCTCTTGCGTCAATCGAGGGCTCATTGATCGTGGAGTTTTCGTTGGGGATCAAGTGGTACTTGGCCCCCGTTCCGGCCGACGGGATGCCTGTTGCGTCGTGCACGGATTCGGGGAAAGCTCATCTGCGGCGAACCATAATGGCTGGCCGAGGAAGGGCCGGCCTCGCGGGGAGGAAAACGATGGAGCTTCAGGCGAGCGGGCTACGCGCCGTCGTTACCGCCGGGGCTGCGGGAATCGGCCGCGCGATCGCCGAGACCCTGATTGCGGCGGGTGCCAAGGTTTATGTCTGCGATGTGTCGGCAAAGGCGCTCGCCAGCTTCTCCGAAGCTAATCCCGCGGCCGGAACCAGCCAAGCGGACGTCTCGAACCTCGCTCAGGTCGATCGCCTCTTCGAGAACGTGGCGCGGGCTTTCGGCGGTCTCGACCTTCTCGTGAACAACGCCGGCATCGCCGGACCGACCGGACACGTAGAGGAGGTTGAACCGGCCGATTGGGATCGGACCCTGGC harbors:
- a CDS encoding TRAP transporter substrate-binding protein — translated: MTGKIGRRRLLRAAAATGGIAAFGILRHRASAAEFTYKLADNNVETHPMNVRLREAVTKIREETSGRIEIQLFPNNQLGGDTDMLSQVRTGALEFFILSGLILSTLVPVASINGIGFAFKSYDQVWPAMDGALGAHVRAAIAKSGLFAFENMWDNGYRQITSSTHPIATPEDLKGFKIRVPVSPLWTSMFKAFGASPTSMNFAEVYSALQTKVVEGQENPLTLISLNRFYEVQRYVSVTNHMWDGFWFLANARAWTALPQNLREIVEHNLNAAALLERGDVRALNDSLQDELVQKGMAFNNPDAQLFRDALRKAGFYAEWKDKYGAEAWGVLEASVGQLA
- the hemC gene encoding hydroxymethylbilane synthase, with the translated sequence MSSPILRIGTRGSQMALRQAHEVRDRLAAAHKRLAEPHAVEIVPIKTTGDKIQDRSLAEIGGKGLFVKEIDEALFERRIDLAVHSVKDIPTWLPDGLALACFLERGDPRDAFVSFNAADFGDLPANATIGTSSLRRQAQVLNRWPNLKVRPIRGNADTRIRKVAEGQFDATLLGFAGLRRIGREDAARRLLTPEEMLPAAGQGAIGVEIRAGDDGAHAWLEPINHAETASRIAAERALLDELQGSCRTPIAGLAEIDSTGMLTLRALVALPDGSVLHRATQTGPRADAIDIGKAAGRALKALGGTAFFDAIR
- a CDS encoding sarcosine oxidase subunit alpha family protein, with protein sequence MSQPFRNGQGGLIDRGRSIAFTFDGRPYEGHPGDTLASALLANGVQLVGRSFKYHRPRGVYTAGPEEPNALVRLGRGARAEPNSRATMVELFDGLVAESQNRWPSLGFDAGAVANLLSPIFPAGFYYKTFMWPPDRWPFYEKYIRKAAGLGITAREPDPDRYEKRHFHCDVLVVGGGAAGLAAGLAAGRAGARVLLADETAAWGGQLKRERMTIDGKPALDWVGRTIAELQSLPEVTALLRTTAFGYYDHNLVALAERVCDHLLEPPPYQPRGRLWFVRAGQVIIASGAVERPLVFSGNDKPGIMLANAARAYANQFAVRAGRSAVIFTNHDDAYRSALDLADAGVALAAVVDARADASGPLIARVRAKGIEVLAGHAVVAANGGRRIAGVDVRALDGGGAPTGQARDIACDLLGVSGGWSPSVHLHSQSGGKIAYREPIATFVPDAPKQATRSVGAARGVFGLAACLADGFEAGAYAARDTGFGTGAAPPSPRADEEREAEIRPIWVVGSHDGAKGKRFVDIQDDVTVEDVGLAAREGYRSVEHLKRYTTLGMGTDQGKTSNVNGLAIMAELRGEAIPAVGVTTFRPPYTPVTFGVMVGRETGKHFAATRRTPMHDWHEEQGAAFVDAGLWLRPRYYPRAGEDMRAASAREARHVREAVGLVDVGTLGKIDVQGPDTAAFLNRVYVNGWSTLPIGKARYGLMLREDGMVFDDGTTSRVGEHRYFMTTTTANAAKALSHLEYYLQVVWPELRVHVTSVTEEWAAMALAGPRSRAVLAKLVDIDVGDGALPYMGVVDCRIAGIPARVFRISFSGELAYEINVPADWGRAVWQLAMETGRAENIIAYGTEAMGTLRVEKGHVAGPELNGQTTPYDLGLGHLVSTKKDFIGRVLLQRPALQDPNRMRLAGLVPVDGKTRIRAGAQIVESEGGKGPAVGHVTSAATSPTLGHPIALGLVERGMERKGETLYASYPLRGEVVPVRVSDAVFVDPEGRRLRG
- a CDS encoding TRAP transporter large permease subunit, which codes for MQAVGAEVRVGARFPRFDAVMGWLTEVPAAILVVVEIAVLFAGVVSRYVFNRPLTWSDGLASILFLWLAMIGAVIALRRREHMRLTAVVGFAGASWRRWWDSFAAVAVALFLLQILPPSIEYFLFQWDITAPPLEIRDGYRVAAIGVSILLMLVIAVSRLVERSTLRYTVGALVLLSAAGAGLWLLKPVLISLGNLNLVLFFVIGVAACVAAGVPIAFAFGLATFSYLALTTHVPLLTVVGRMDEGMTTFVLLSVPLFVFLGLLIEITGLAKVLVDFLASLLGHVRGGLAYVLLGAMYLVSGISGSKAADMAAVAPVLFPEMRRRGAEPGELVALLSSSGAMAETIPPSLVLITIGSVTGVSISALFTGGLIPALVAAAALVVVCYFRSRGEDITHVRKARAREVLRAFVVSLPALVLPFLIRAAVVKGAATATEVSTVGVIYTAVVGIFVYRQFPLRRIYPLLVETASLSGAILLIIGTATAMAWALTQSGFSRQLVTTMASVPGGHAGFLAITVVAFVILGSVLEGIPAIVLFGPLLFPVARAVGVHEVHYAMVVILAMGIGLFAPPFGVGFYAACAIGRVSPDDSMRRVWPYLAALIVALIVVAAVPWLSTGFL
- a CDS encoding glycosyltransferase family 1 protein, with translation MKILLVTDAWPPQVNGVVRTLKETIRHLEAFGHRTAVISPDGFRCIPCPSYPEIPLAIFPQREVNRRIDAAAADAVHIVTEGPLGNAARSYCLKHGLSFTTAYHTAFPEYLEARVPYTLEIGYGFMRRFHAPSRAVMVPTETMKERLASRGFANLMPWSRGVDGELFRPRSKNFLHDRRPIYLYAGRVAVEKNIDAFLRLDLPGTKYVVGAGPQLKKLKDRYPNARYTGYVDDDTLAAFYAAADVFVFPSLSDTFGLVLLEALASGLPVASYPITGPLDVVGPNGPGCMRENLAEAIEGALTLNADECRAHALSFSWPDATRQFLANITLPDAAQAAPGDLLQRRTGR
- a CDS encoding sarcosine oxidase subunit gamma family protein, with translation MAELPARRSALVDVVKPGNFGTVPSSGPGVTLALRSSLAIIQVAVEPHQFDAVAARVSATLDLKLPREPNRATVSGEHAALWTGPGRFWIVGPDEADLEVALARALDGVGAAITGLGHSRTVIRLTGQRVRDLLGKGCGLDFHPRTFRAGAALQSNYEKIGVLLHALDDAPTVDLFVYRGFAFSLWNHLVDGALEFGCRIVA
- a CDS encoding heme-binding protein, with translation MSRARSLVCFVLAALLLALPTASALAQGVITEKALSLDLAQAIAQGALEKCRADGNHVSIAVLDREGLDKVVIRDEGSGPHTLSTARRKAFTSVTFKRTSAEWATRVLTTPEVAGLKDTAGTIALGGGVPIKAGNEVIGAIGVSGSPGAEKDEACANAGIEKVAAQLK
- a CDS encoding sarcosine oxidase subunit delta; this translates as MLLIECPWCGKRDQTEFTYGGDGTLLRPASTAPLEAWHDYVYLRDNPRGRHTELWQHTSGCRQWIRVVRDTLTHEISGCSPARSPLDDRKS
- a CDS encoding sarcosine oxidase subunit beta family protein, coding for MQKYSIFSLARHALTGHRDWPRAWRDPEPKPAYDVVIIGGGGHGLATAYYLAKEHGVTKVAVLEKGWLGGGNTGRNTTIVRSNYLLPANAHFYEWSLKLWEGLSADLNYNVMFSQRGVLNLAHSDSQLDSYARRGNAMRLHGIDAELLTREQVRDLVPLLDCSERARFPVAGGLFQPRGGTARHDAVAWGYARAADARGVDIIQNCEVTGIEREGGHIVAVETSRGRIKADKIGIAVAGHSGHVAAMAGIRLPIESHLLQAMVSEPLKPMLDTVVTFGAGHFYVSQSDKGELVMGGDLDMYNSYAQRGNLPALEEVAAGGAQLFPIMTRLRMMRHWGGVMDMTMDGSPIIGPLPVGGLYLDGGWCYGGFKATPGSGWVFAHTIAQDRPHPLCEAFSLERFARGATIDERGAGPTPNAH